CGGATGCTCCCAGAGCGCCCGTACCAGTTCGAAGGACTCGCCCCGGTCCTCGGAGCGGAACAGGGCGGCCGGTTCGGTGCCCGCGTAGACCACGTCCGGCGCCTCGGGGCCGGCCGGCTGCAACTGCCAGACGCGCTCCAGGGACGCCCCGGTGAACTCCGGGAACTTCACCGCGGGCCGGGTGGGCTCCACCCAGGTCGCGCCGAGGTCGTCCGAGTGGAAGACGGACGGCCCCCAGTGCGAGCTGTCACCGCCCACCAGCAGCCTCGGCGCGGGGCCCCGGGTGTCGATGGCGATCGAGTAGACGGCCTGCGCGTTGAAGTGGGGGGCACCGAACTCCCAGGTCCCACCGAGCCTGCGCCCGATGAAGAGCCCCTTGCGCGTGCCCACCGTGAGCAGAACATCGGTCATGGCCGAGCCTCCCGAAATGCCTTAGTTGCCGGATGTGCGTCATTTTGCACCTATGTGCGGGAACCGTCCCGCAGCGCGGGGGTGTGCGGGTCGGAGCGTGTCCCGGCGGGCGGGCGGGTGACCGGGGCCGGTGGAACGCGGAGCCGGTGGGGCGCCACCGCGCCGGCGGGGGGCGGGGATGTGCTGGAATGCCGGGGCGGGCCGGTACGCAGATCGCGCGGCCCCGGAGCGGGAGCGGAGCGCCAGGATGAGCAGCGGGTTCGAGGATGCCGAGGGGCGTACGGCGGCCTGGGAGGTGGAGCCCGGCACCCCGGGGGACCCGCTCCGGGTCGGGCTGAGGATCGTGGTCCAGGGCCGGCGCCTGGACCTCGGCTGCACCCCGGCCGCGGCCCGGGAACTGGCGGCGGCCCTCCTCGCCGCGGCCGAGCTGGCGGAGCGGGCCAGTCCGGCCGGACCCGTCACCGTGCGGGCGGACGAGTTGCTGCGGGGTGACGTGCGGGACGGCCCGCGGATGATGACCGTCGGGAGCGTCAGGGTGGAGGGGGTGAGCGTCCATGTCGTCTGGACGTCCGGCGTCGGCCGGAGCTGGACGCAGGTCTACGACGCCGAAACGCCGATCGCCCTGCGGCGGCGACTGAGGGGGGAGGAGGGCTGAGGGTGGAGGAGGGTTCGGGTGCTCGCGTGAGTGGCTGCGCGGGCGCCTGTAGGGACGTCGTAAGAGCCCTTCCTTAGTTCGTCGATCGTCGTAGTACGGTATGTCTCGTACTAACGTCGTCGGCGGCTCCCGCCCGGCGGCGCGGTCGTTCCTGCGAAACGGAGTCCGGCGTGAGCGCCCTTTTCGAGCCCTACGTCCTGCGGTCGGTGACCGTGCCCAACCGTGTCTGGATGCCGCCGATGTGCCAGTACAGCGCGGCGCCGACCGGTCCGGACGCCGGGGCCCCCACCGACTGGCACTTCGCCCACTACGCGTCCCGGGCGGTCGGGGGTGCCGGGCTCGTCCTGGTGGAGGCCACCGGGGTCAGCCCCGAGGGCCGCATCAGCCCCGCCGACCTCGGCATCTGGAACGACCGCCAGGTGGAGGCCTTCCGGAGGATCACCTCCTTCCTGGCCGACCAGGGGACGGTTTCGGGAATCCAGCTGGGACACGCCGGACGCAAGGCATCGACCGACGCCCCCTGGCGCGGCGGCGGCGCGCTCTCCGAGGCGGACGGCGGCTGGCAGCCGCTCGGACCCAGCCCACTGGCCTTCGACGAAGGCAGCCCCGTCCCCACCGAGCTGACTGTTGATCAGATCAAGGACGTGGTGCGGCAGTTCGCCGAAGCCGCCCGGCGTGCCCTCGCCGCCGGCTTCCAGGTCGTCGAGATCCACGGCGCCCACGGCTACCTGATCGGCGAGTTCCTCTCCCCGGACAGCAACCACCGCACCGACGCCTACGGCGGCTCCTTCGAGAACCGCACCCGCTTCGCGCTCGAAGTCGTCGACGCCGTACGGGAGGTGTGGCCCGAGGAGCTTCCGCTCTTCTTCCGCATCTCCGCGACGGACTGGCTCACCGAGAACGCCGACGACCCGCGCGAGGGCTGGACCGGCGACGACACGGTCCGCTTCGCGACGGACCTCAAGGCGCACGGCGTCGACCTCCTCGACGTCTCCACCGGCGGCAACGCGCCCCGGGCGCAGATCCCCGTGGGCCCGAACTACCAGGTCCCCTTCGCCGAGCGCGTCCGGACCGAGGCCGGTCTGCCGGTCGCCGCGGTCGGCCTCATCACCGAGCCCGTGCAGGCGGAGAAGATCCTCGTCGACGGGCAGGCGGACGCCGTCCTCATCGGCCGGGAACTGCTGCGCGACCCCTACTTCGCACGCGACGCCGCGCGGGAACTGGGCGGCGACGTGCGTGTACCGCCTCAGTACGGCCGCTCGGTCTGACCCGTACACGGACACTCCCCGGCCCGCGCCGCCGGGCCGGGGAGTGCTTCCGTAGCTCCCGAGCGGCCGGGAAGGCCCGGGGAGTGCGGGCTCCTCGGTAGGCTGGCCGTGATGCCTACCACCCAGGGCCCCACCTTCCGCGAACTCGCCGTCCAGGCGCTCTCCTCGACCGAGCGCGGGTACGACCTGCTCGCCCCGAAGTTCGACCACTCGCCCTACCGCACCCCGGACCGCGTCCTCGACGCCGTGACGGAGGCGCTCCGGCCGCTCGGGCCGTTCGCCCGCGGGCTGGACGTCTGCTGCGGCACCGGTGCGGGTATCGGCGTGCTGCGCCAGGTGTGCCACGAACGGGTCACCGGCGTCGACTTCAGTGCGGGCATGCTCGCCGTCGGCCGGTCCTCGGTTCCGGACGCACCCGCCGGACCGCCCCGATCCGCGAACTCCGCGGTCCCGGTGCCCGGATCCCCGGTCGACTGGGTGCGGGCCGACGCCCGGGCCCTGCCCTTCGAGGCCGCCTTCGACCTGGCGCTGAGCTTCGGCGCGTTCGGACACTTCCTGCCGTCCGAACGCCCCGCGCTCTTCGCCCAGGTGCGCGCCTCGCTCCGGCCCGGTGGACGGTTCGTCTTTCCGGTGGGCGCCCCGCCCGCCGTCGGCTCGCGCGCGTACTGGACGCTCCTCGGGTTCGACGCGGCGATGCGCGTGCGCAACGCCCTGTGGCGCCCGCGCTTCGTCATGTACTACCGCACGTTCCGGCTGCCCGACGTCCTCACCGACCTCGCGGCCGCCGGTTTCTCGGTGCGCCTGAGCCCCCTCGCGGGCCTGGGGGCGCGCCCGGACGGCACCCCGCGGGCCCGGCTCGTGGTGGCCACCGTCCGATGACCCGCACCGCGTACCCGTCCCGGTGGCTTCCGTACCATGGAGACCTTCGGACGAAGTGGAGCCCACAGTGACCCCCGCCACCCACACCGTGCTTTCCGCGGCGTCCCTCACCCGGGGGCGCACCGCGGCGCCCGGCGGTACCCGTGTGCTCGCCCATCCGTCCCTGGAGGAGATCCGGCTCGAACACGTGCTGCACGCGCTGGCCGATCCGATACGACTGTGCATCGTCCGGCAGATGGCCGTCGCCCGGGCCGGGCTGGCCTGCTCGTACTTCGAACTCCCGGTCGCCAAGTCGACCCTGACGCACCACTTCCGCGTGCTGAGGGAGAGCGGGGTCATCCACCAGATCTACCGGGGCACCGCGAAGTTGAACGAACTGCGCGGGGACGACCTGGAGAAGCTCTACCCGGGCCTGATCGACAGCGTCCTGCGCGCGGCCGACCGGGAAGCGGTACGACTGCCGGGAGCCTGACCGGCGGGCCCTTGGGCCGGTCGGCGGAGCACCCGAGGGCGCCCGGCGGGACCGGTCGACAAACTCCCGGACCGGCCGGGGGGCGTGAGCACCGCTGTGCCCGGTGCTCCCGGCAGCGGGTCAGGTCTGCAGCGCCCGCATCCGGTCGACCTCGGCGGCCTGCTGCGCGGCGACATCGGTGGCCATCTCCTCCACCCGGACGTTGTTGCCGTCGGTGAGCGCCTCCGTGGCCATGGTGATGGCCCCCTGGTGGTGGGTGATCATCAGGCGGAGGAAGAGCTGGTCGAACGCTCTGCCCCGCGCCGCCTTCAGGCGCGCCAGTTGTGCCTCGGTCGCCATGCCGGGCATCGCGGCGTGATCGTGTGCCGCGCGCTGTTCGCCGTCGTTGTCTTTCAGCCAACCTCGCATGGCCTCGATCTCCGGCCTCTGCCCCGCCGCAATGCGCTCCGCGAGCCGCTGGACCGAGGCTGAAGCGGCATGCTGCTGGGCGAGTTCCGTCATGACGAGGGCTTGTTCGTGGTGGTGGATCATGCGCTGCACGTACTGGTAGTCGGCGGAGTTCGGGGTGTCGGCGACCGTCTCCTTCCGTGCCTCCTCCGCCGTGAGGGTTCTGGCCTCCTCGCCCGGTTTCCCGGGGGCGACGACACTCTGGCCGGTGCTCTTCCGGGACGACTCGTCCTCGTCCCCGTCGCACGAGGACAGGGCCAGCACGGATGTGAGGACGGCCACGGCCAGGGCTGTCGCGCCCGGGCGGATCGTCTGTCGGTCGAACAGCACGGCGGCCTCCGGTTGCCAAGTGGGGGGTTGGTGACCAACAACTAGCATGCTTCCACGCCATGTTGATCAAACACTTTCATTACGTCTCTGTTGCCGCCTGTTGATGTGTACATGGAAGAAGCCATACTTCCACCGACCGAGAACCGTTCGACCCCGAACGGAATCAAGGGAGGACGAAGTGACCTTGTTGCACACCACCCGCGTGCGACGGAGACGACTGGGCGCGGCAGCCGCCGCGGCCGGACTCATCGCGACGCTGCTGACAGCCACCAACGCCGTCGCGTCACCCGACCCCGGCGACACGACCGCCGCCACTGCCGCCGTGTCGGCGGACACCCGCGCCGAGGCGGAGGCGGCCCTCGCGAACGGCGGCATACCCGGAGTCGACGAGATCGTCCACAGCGGCAACATCGAGCACCTCGCCAACGTGCCGAAGGACGCACTGCTGGGCCTCAACACGGACCTGGCCTTCCAGGGGAAGTACGCCTTCGCCGGCAACTACGACGGCTTCCGCATCTTCGACATCGGCAACCCGAAGAAGCCGAAGACGGTCGCCCAGGTGCTCTGCCCCGGTTCGCAGAACGACATCTCGGTCTCGGGGAACCTGCTCTTCCTCTCCACCGACTCCTCGCGCAGCGACAACTCCTGTGCCAGCACCACCCAGCCCGCCACCGAGAAGTCCTCCTGGGAGGGCATCAAGGTCTTCGACATCAGCGACAAGCGCCACCCCGAGTACGTCGCCTCCGTCGAGACCGCCTGCGGTTCGCACACCCACACCATCGTCCCGAAGCGCAACGACGTCTACGTGTACGTGTCCTCGTACTCGCCCAACGCGGCGTTCCCGGACTGCCAGCCGCCGCACGACGGGATCTCCGTCATCAAGGTGCCCCGCAAGGCGCCCGAGCAGGCCAGGATCGTGAACTTCCCGGTGCTCTTCCCGGACGGCGGCAACCCGGGAGCCCCGGACAACCCCGGTGTCTCCAAGACCACCGGCTGCCACGACATCACCGTGCTGCCCTCCGAGGACCTCGCGGCGGGCGCCTGCATGGGGGACGGCCTGCTGTTCTCCATCAAGGACCCGGCCAATCCGAAGATCATCGACCGGGTGCAGGACAACGTGAACTTCGCGTTCTGGCACTCGGCCACCTTCAACCAGGACGCCGACAAGGTCGTCTTCACGGACGAGCTCGGCGGCGGTGGCGCCGCCACCTGCAACGAGAAGATCGGACCGAACCGCGGCGCCGACGGCATCTACGACATCGTCGGCAGGGGCGACCACCGCAAGCTGGTCTTCCGCAGCTACTACAAGATCGACCGCTACCAGGCCGACGTCGAGGTCTGCGTCGCCCACAACGGCTCGATCATCCCCGTCAAGGGCCGGGACCTGATGGTCCAGGCGTGGTACCAGGGCGGCATCTCCGTCTGGGACTTCACCGACTCCAGCAAGCCCGAGGAGATCGCCTACTTCGAGCGCGGACCCGTCAGCCTCGACGCCGTCACCACGGCAGGACCCTGGTCGGCGTACTACTACAACGGTTACATCTACTCCAACGACATCGCCAAGGGCCTGGACGTCCTCGCCCTGCACGACCGGCGGACCGACCCGGCGAAGCGGGTCCGGCTCGACGAGCTGAACGTCCAGACGCAGCCCGACTACTTCGACCGCTGACCCGCGGCGGAAGAACGGCGGCGTCCGCCACGCGGTCCGCCGGGCTCCGGCCCGGCGGACCGCAGCGCGCCGAGCGGTCACTCCAGTCGGCGAGTAATCCGTTGACCGCCGCAGGATGTGGGGAGAAGCTGGAGCCCGCTGATTCCGGCGGCGCAGGGGATCGCCGGAATCAGATCACCTTCCGGTGGCCGGGCGGTGCTCCATGCAGACGAGCTCCCGCCGGTCCTCCCAGGACTCGACCGCGGTGAAGCCGTGACGGACGTACAGCGCGATCGCGCCGGTCCGCCAGCTCCAGACGGAGAGGCGCACCGCACGGACGCCGGTTTCCCCGGCCGCCGCGAGCGCCTCCCTGATCAGACCGGACGCCACGCCGCCGCCGCGGAAGGCGGGGCCGACCCACAGCCGCTTGATCTCCGAGCGCCCATCGCCGTCGGCGGCGGTCAGGATCGCGCACCCTGCGGCGGTGTCGTCGTGGAGGGCCAGCAGCACGAGGTCGCCGGCGAACGCGGTGCCCGGGGAGCGGATCTCGGACAGATACCGCTCGGGGAGGTCCTCCGTACCCACGACGCCCAGGCCCTTCTCCTCCTCCGTGCGCAGGTGGTAGGCGGTGAGGAGGCCCGTGAGGCCGTGCGCGGGGGAAACCTCGGCGCCGGGAAGGCGCAGGGTGCGAAAAGCGGGGCGGTCGTTCATCCCGGAATGGTCGCACGGACTCCGGCGCGCGCCGGGCCCCCAGGCTCAGGCCGCCGGTCGCCGGGTGCTCGTCCCCGTCGCGGCGGCCCATTCGACCAGCAGCCGCTGGTACGTCGCCTCGTCCGCGGCGCACAGCACGAGGCCGTCCGAGCGCTGCAGCAGCTCGCGGATCTCCTGGTTGATCACCGCTGCGGGACGGACGGAACGTGACGAGGTGGGAAGACAGGACATGCCCACCAGGCTACGGGGCCGAATCAGGCTGTCGGGCCGCCTGGCGGGCGGGACATCTCACACCTGCCGTCCCTCGTACGGAGCAACCTTTTCAGGCCGGGTCCGTCACCAGTCCCAGGCGCCGCAATCCGTCCGGCCGCTCGGTCACCGGCAGGTGGTCCACGAAGCGCACCCCGCACCCCAGTGCGGCAGCGCCGCCGTCCGCGTGACGGTCGTCACCGACCATCACCACGTCCTCGGGACGCAAGGAGAGCCGCTCGCATGCGGTACGGAAGAGCCGCGCGTCCGGCTTCTGCACACCGTGCTCGAAGGAGAGGACGTACGCGTCCACGAACTCGTCCAGCCCGTGGGCCCGGAAAACGGGGCGCAGGTCCCAGCCGATGTTGCTGACCACCCCGACCGCCGTGCCGTTGGCCCGCAGCCCGCCCAGCACCTGGGCCGCGTCCGGGTAGGGGAGCCAGGCGTCGGGAGACATGTGGCGTGCGTAGAGCGCGTCGTGCGTTCCCTCGCCGGGCAGTCGGACCTCGCGCGCCAGCCCCGTGTACGCGGCACGGTGCAGCTCCGCGCTCTCGTCGCGTGCCGCGTACACCTCGGCCAGAGCGGCCGGTACGCGCGCCGGGGCCGGCCCGCCCGGCAGCGCTCCGGCGTCCGTCAGCTCGCGTACGTACCGGTCGAAGCTCTCCTCGTCGGTCACCGTGCCCTGCTCGTCGAATACCGCGCGGAGCCAGGAACCGACCGACTCGATGCGGAAAAGGGTCCCGGAGAAGTCGAAGAGAACGCCCTTGATCGTCATGGTGGCGATCTTGCCGTGGTCAGGATCGGTGCGACAAATTCCCCGTCCGGCTCCAGCCCCGGCCGGACCGCGCGAGGAACGCCGTGTGACCAGCGATGGAGAGCGCCACCACGCCCACCCCGAGCAGCACCCCGGCCACCACGTCCGAGAGCCAGTGCACACCCAGGTAGACCCGGGTGAAGGAGACGCCCGCCACCGAGAGGCAGGCCACCGACACGGCTGTGCCCCTGACCGCCGGTCCCGCCCGCCACAGCAGCCACAGCAGCAGGCCGCACCCCACCGTCGCCGACATCGCGTGGCCCGAGGGGAACGCGGCGTACTGCGCGGAATCCACCGGGTCCTGCCACTGCGGGCGCTCCCGGCCCACGGCCGCCTTGATCCCCTGCTGGAGGAGGGTGGAGAAGACCATGGTCCCCGCGATCCAGCAGGCGAGCAGCCGGGCCCCGCGCCACCACAGGGCCACGACGGCGACCGTGATCAGGGCACGCGCGGTCCAGGGGTCCCACACCCAGTCCGTCAGCACCCGGGCGACCCGGACCTCTCCGGGCCGGGTGACGGCACGGCGGTGCAGCCCCTCGGCGACGGCGTGGTCCACGGTCATCAGGGGCGCCCAGGCCGTGGCCACCATCACCAGCAGAGCGAGGGCGAGCGCGCCGCAGACCGCCCCGGTCCCCACCGCACGCGTGACCGTCGCAGACCCGGAAGGCCGCACGGGGACGCGGTCGGGAGTGGACATGCGGCGATTTTCGCCGAAGGCACCCGCTTCCGGGTGGACGCCGCCCCGTGCGGAACGCCGGGGTCGGGGTGGCAGTGCCCCCGCGCCCCTACGGCCGAAGGGTGCCGATCGCCGGCACGAGCGCCACCAGAAGCGGGACGAGCGGGACGAGTGAAGCGGCGGCAGTGAGCCGGAGCCGGTGCCCGGCGGTCAGCCGTTCCACCGGTTCGAGCAGCCTGTTCACGCGGCGCGGCACCTGTCCGGCCTGGGCGTGGCACGGGTCGAAGACGCCCCGGTCCTCGTTCAGTCCGACCAGGGCGAGGGCGGTCGTCAGCCGTCCGAAGCGCCGTGACGCCACGTCGTCGGCGGCCAGTTCGATCAGCCGGTGCATCTCGTCACGGAACGCGGCGAAGACCGGTACCTGCGGGAAACCGTTGGCCAGGGCGGCCGAGCAGTGCAGCAGCCAGTCGTGCCGGGCCCTGGCGTGGCCCTGTTCGTGGGCGAGGACCGCGTCCAGCTGACGGCCCTTCAGGCGGACCAGCGCGGCGGTGGTGATGACCAGGCGTGGGGTCGAGCCGGGCAGCCACCAGGCGTCGGGGCGGGGTCCTTCCAGGATCACCAGCCGCGAGTCGCCGGGCTCCTCGCCGTCCAAGTGCGGTGAACGTACCAGCAGTTCGGCCCGGCTCAGACTCCTTCGCCTGCGTGCACGGCCTACCTCGCGCAGCAGCATCGCCCCGCTCCACACGCCCCCGAAGGCCAGCACCACGGCCACCACCGCCGACCAAGGGCCGTAGCCGGCCAGGGCGTAGGCCTCGACCACCGCGTGCGGGGCCGGCGCGAAGACATGGCCCCGGACCGCCTGCCAGGCCGCCGCCGCGCTGAATGTCATCGACAGGGCGAAGGAGACCAGCACCCCCGCCACCACGCACTGCCAGACCCACAGGGCCACCACGGGCTCGCGCTCCGGCCAATGGGCCCGCGCCATCAGGCGGGGAGCCACCACGGCGGTCAGTGCGCCGAGCATCAGCAGGGCGAGGGAGACCAACATGCGGCCAGCCTATGAGCGCGCGGAACGCGCCGATATGGCTCCGGCCGTCAAGTGACGTACGCCACGGCGCGCGGACGCATGGAAGCGCACGGCGTGCGCGGAGAGCGCGGCGCCGGAGAGACCCGCCGGGCACGCGGGCGTCAGAGGCCCGCCAGCATCGCGAGCATGGCCAGGCCCATCGTCACCCGGCAGGCGAGTGCCAGTTCGGGCCGTTCGGGCCGGGTGTGCCCGCCCCCGGCCACCAGGCCTGCCCCTGCGCCTGCGGCGACGGGTATCAGGCGTCCGGCGGCGCCCAGGACGTAGAGCGCGTAGTAGAGGAGGAGCGCCCCGGTGAGCAGGGGCAAGCCCGTCCCCGGAGTGCCTGTGCCGTGCCCGGCGTGCGGGCTGCCCTCGGCGCCGGCGCCGGGCGCCATGGCGAGGGCCATGTAGACCATGGCCAGCGAGCCGATCAGATGGTGGAGATGGTGGCCGCCCCTGCGCGCCGCCCAGACGGACCGCAGGGCGGCTCCGCCGAAGAGCACCGTGTACGCCGCCCAGGCCCACCCGGGGGGCGTGAACAGGACGGCCGGAACGGCCATCGCGGCCATGCCGAACCCCATGAGCGCCTCGGCGTGAGCGACTCGCCGCGCCTCCCCGGTCCCGGCGCACGCCTGCAGCAGGCAGTAGGCGCCCGTCGCCGTGCACAGCACCATGAGCAGCCAGCCGGACAGCGCCGGTCCGTGCACGGCACACCTCCCCTCCGCCGAAGTTGTCCCGTACTCGATTCCCGGCGTGTCACCGGGACAACCCGGCGCACGGCGGCGCACGGGTGCATAAAGGGGAGTGACCGTGTTCGTGGTGGGCTCAGGTGATCGGGTTACCCTCGTGCGCGACGCCGGAGCAGAGGTCCGGCGTCGTAGCAGAGCACCGCCCGGCGGGCGAGCCCGAAGGCACCTGCCGCAGGCGGAGAAACGGAGACCGTCCCATGGAGATCGCCCCGCCGCGCGTCACGCACCGGCTCACCTTCCGCGACGCGGCCGAGGACGACGTGCCGGCGCTCGTCGAACTGGTCGAGTCCGCCTACCGGGGTGAGTCCAGCCGCACCGGCTGGACCAGCGAGGCGCACATGCTCGAAGGGCGGCGGACCGACGACGCGGAGGTGCGCGAGATCATCGCCACCCCCGGCGGGCGACTGCTCGTGGCCGAACGCGACGGCACCATCGTCGCCTGCTGCCAGCTCGAACACCGCGGTGACGCGGCCTACTTCGGAATGTTCTCGGTCCGCCCGGGCCAGCAGGGCGTCGGGCTCGGCAAGACGGTCATCGCCGAGGCGGAGCGGGTGGCCC
The DNA window shown above is from Streptomyces sp. NBC_00247 and carries:
- a CDS encoding ArsR/SmtB family transcription factor — protein: MLSAASLTRGRTAAPGGTRVLAHPSLEEIRLEHVLHALADPIRLCIVRQMAVARAGLACSYFELPVAKSTLTHHFRVLRESGVIHQIYRGTAKLNELRGDDLEKLYPGLIDSVLRAADREAVRLPGA
- a CDS encoding DUF305 domain-containing protein, with the protein product MLFDRQTIRPGATALAVAVLTSVLALSSCDGDEDESSRKSTGQSVVAPGKPGEEARTLTAEEARKETVADTPNSADYQYVQRMIHHHEQALVMTELAQQHAASASVQRLAERIAAGQRPEIEAMRGWLKDNDGEQRAAHDHAAMPGMATEAQLARLKAARGRAFDQLFLRLMITHHQGAITMATEALTDGNNVRVEEMATDVAAQQAAEVDRMRALQT
- a CDS encoding DUF5134 domain-containing protein; protein product: MHGPALSGWLLMVLCTATGAYCLLQACAGTGEARRVAHAEALMGFGMAAMAVPAVLFTPPGWAWAAYTVLFGGAALRSVWAARRGGHHLHHLIGSLAMVYMALAMAPGAGAEGSPHAGHGTGTPGTGLPLLTGALLLYYALYVLGAAGRLIPVAAGAGAGLVAGGGHTRPERPELALACRVTMGLAMLAMLAGL
- a CDS encoding phosphatase PAP2 family protein — translated: MSTPDRVPVRPSGSATVTRAVGTGAVCGALALALLVMVATAWAPLMTVDHAVAEGLHRRAVTRPGEVRVARVLTDWVWDPWTARALITVAVVALWWRGARLLACWIAGTMVFSTLLQQGIKAAVGRERPQWQDPVDSAQYAAFPSGHAMSATVGCGLLLWLLWRAGPAVRGTAVSVACLSVAGVSFTRVYLGVHWLSDVVAGVLLGVGVVALSIAGHTAFLARSGRGWSRTGNLSHRS
- a CDS encoding HAD family hydrolase, with translation MTIKGVLFDFSGTLFRIESVGSWLRAVFDEQGTVTDEESFDRYVRELTDAGALPGGPAPARVPAALAEVYAARDESAELHRAAYTGLAREVRLPGEGTHDALYARHMSPDAWLPYPDAAQVLGGLRANGTAVGVVSNIGWDLRPVFRAHGLDEFVDAYVLSFEHGVQKPDARLFRTACERLSLRPEDVVMVGDDRHADGGAAALGCGVRFVDHLPVTERPDGLRRLGLVTDPA
- a CDS encoding class I SAM-dependent methyltransferase, which translates into the protein MPTTQGPTFRELAVQALSSTERGYDLLAPKFDHSPYRTPDRVLDAVTEALRPLGPFARGLDVCCGTGAGIGVLRQVCHERVTGVDFSAGMLAVGRSSVPDAPAGPPRSANSAVPVPGSPVDWVRADARALPFEAAFDLALSFGAFGHFLPSERPALFAQVRASLRPGGRFVFPVGAPPAVGSRAYWTLLGFDAAMRVRNALWRPRFVMYYRTFRLPDVLTDLAAAGFSVRLSPLAGLGARPDGTPRARLVVATVR
- a CDS encoding GNAT family N-acetyltransferase, with translation MNDRPAFRTLRLPGAEVSPAHGLTGLLTAYHLRTEEEKGLGVVGTEDLPERYLSEIRSPGTAFAGDLVLLALHDDTAAGCAILTAADGDGRSEIKRLWVGPAFRGGGVASGLIREALAAAGETGVRAVRLSVWSWRTGAIALYVRHGFTAVESWEDRRELVCMEHRPATGR
- a CDS encoding GNAT family N-acetyltransferase, which translates into the protein MEIAPPRVTHRLTFRDAAEDDVPALVELVESAYRGESSRTGWTSEAHMLEGRRTDDAEVREIIATPGGRLLVAERDGTIVACCQLEHRGDAAYFGMFSVRPGQQGVGLGKTVIAEAERVAREEWGVTGMQMTVISLRAELIAFYERRGYARTGRMSPFPYGDERFGTPLRDDLEFELLVKEFGTEESGKDER
- a CDS encoding M56 family metallopeptidase, which gives rise to MLVSLALLMLGALTAVVAPRLMARAHWPEREPVVALWVWQCVVAGVLVSFALSMTFSAAAAWQAVRGHVFAPAPHAVVEAYALAGYGPWSAVVAVVLAFGGVWSGAMLLREVGRARRRRSLSRAELLVRSPHLDGEEPGDSRLVILEGPRPDAWWLPGSTPRLVITTAALVRLKGRQLDAVLAHEQGHARARHDWLLHCSAALANGFPQVPVFAAFRDEMHRLIELAADDVASRRFGRLTTALALVGLNEDRGVFDPCHAQAGQVPRRVNRLLEPVERLTAGHRLRLTAAASLVPLVPLLVALVPAIGTLRP
- a CDS encoding LVIVD repeat-containing protein — protein: MTLLHTTRVRRRRLGAAAAAAGLIATLLTATNAVASPDPGDTTAATAAVSADTRAEAEAALANGGIPGVDEIVHSGNIEHLANVPKDALLGLNTDLAFQGKYAFAGNYDGFRIFDIGNPKKPKTVAQVLCPGSQNDISVSGNLLFLSTDSSRSDNSCASTTQPATEKSSWEGIKVFDISDKRHPEYVASVETACGSHTHTIVPKRNDVYVYVSSYSPNAAFPDCQPPHDGISVIKVPRKAPEQARIVNFPVLFPDGGNPGAPDNPGVSKTTGCHDITVLPSEDLAAGACMGDGLLFSIKDPANPKIIDRVQDNVNFAFWHSATFNQDADKVVFTDELGGGGAATCNEKIGPNRGADGIYDIVGRGDHRKLVFRSYYKIDRYQADVEVCVAHNGSIIPVKGRDLMVQAWYQGGISVWDFTDSSKPEEIAYFERGPVSLDAVTTAGPWSAYYYNGYIYSNDIAKGLDVLALHDRRTDPAKRVRLDELNVQTQPDYFDR
- a CDS encoding NADH:flavin oxidoreductase/NADH oxidase — encoded protein: MSALFEPYVLRSVTVPNRVWMPPMCQYSAAPTGPDAGAPTDWHFAHYASRAVGGAGLVLVEATGVSPEGRISPADLGIWNDRQVEAFRRITSFLADQGTVSGIQLGHAGRKASTDAPWRGGGALSEADGGWQPLGPSPLAFDEGSPVPTELTVDQIKDVVRQFAEAARRALAAGFQVVEIHGAHGYLIGEFLSPDSNHRTDAYGGSFENRTRFALEVVDAVREVWPEELPLFFRISATDWLTENADDPREGWTGDDTVRFATDLKAHGVDLLDVSTGGNAPRAQIPVGPNYQVPFAERVRTEAGLPVAAVGLITEPVQAEKILVDGQADAVLIGRELLRDPYFARDAARELGGDVRVPPQYGRSV